Proteins encoded by one window of Lycium barbarum isolate Lr01 chromosome 11, ASM1917538v2, whole genome shotgun sequence:
- the LOC132617928 gene encoding gibberellin-regulated protein 14-like produces MAFKSIPLLFAFFLLVASIKGGSNTAPGAFPHGERSSPPPPVNGSSPTPPVPSPPISPPKTTAECSPLCEVRCKLHYKKICLRACTTCCLRCKCVPPGQYYGNRVKCGTCYANMTSHGGRLKCP; encoded by the exons ATGGCTTTCAAGTCTATTCCACTTCTCTTTGCCTTTTTCCTTCTCGTTGCTTCCATT aAGGGGGGTAGCAACACTGCTCCTGGTGCTTTCCCTCATGGTGAGAGATCAAGCCCCCCACCACCAGTCAATGGATCCTCTCCAACACCTCCAGTGCCTAGCCCCCCTATTTCACCACCAAAGACCACTGCCG AGTGTTCGCCCCTATGCGAGGTGAGATGCAAATTGCATTACAAGAAGATATGCCTAAGAGCATGCACTACTTGTTGTTTAAGATGCAAATGTGTTCCACCAGGCCAATATTATGGCAACAGAGTGAAATGTGGCACATGCTACGCTAATATGACCTCTCACGGAGGCAGGCTCAAGTGCCCATGA